One Candidatus Bathyarchaeota archaeon genomic window, TCCCCGGCACGGTCAGGTTCTACGGCTGCCCAGCTGAGGAGACCCTCGTTGGGAAGGTCTGGCTGGTGAGGGACGGATACTTCGATGGGGTTGATGCGGTCTTGAGCCACCATCCGGGGCAGGCAAACACCGCGGGCCTAGCCAGCAGCAACGCCATGAACTCGGTCAAGTTCCACTTCTACGGGGTCTCATCCCACGCCGCCGGCTCCCCTGAGCAGGGCAGGAGCGCCCTAGACGCGGTGGAGCTGATGGATGCAGGCATCAACTACATGAGGGAGCACATAATCCAGGAGGCCAGAATCCACTATGTGATAGAGGAGGGGGGCCACGAGCCGAATGTGGTTCCAGCCTATGCCAGGAGCTGGTTCTACGTGAGGGCGCCTGAGAGGGAGCAGGTCGAGGAGATATACAACTGGGTTCTTGAGATAGCTAAGGGGGCTGACCACATGGCTAGGACGACCCATAAGGTGGAGTTTCTCACCGGATGTTACAACATCATCCCCAACAGGACCCTAAGTGAGCTTGTTGTCTCGAACATGAGGGAGATAGGGGCGCCGAGGCACACTGATGAGGAGCTCGAGTTCGCGAGGGAGCTAAACAAGAGCATCCCACCCGAGCAGAAGAGGACCTCCCTTTGGAAATCGAAGAGGCCTGGGTGGGAAAAGCTCCTAGACGAGCTCTTCGATGAGAGGATCCTGGACGCATGGAACGAGGGGATGGTCTCAGCTGGCTCCTCAGATGTTGGAGACGTGAGCTGGGTCGCCCCGGCCATGGAGTTCAGCACGGTCTGCTGCATACTGGGAACCCCCGGCCACAGCTGGCAGTTCACAGCCCAAGCAGGTATGAGCATAGGCCACAAGTCGCTAATATTCGCTTCAAAGGTGATAGCCGCCACAGCCCTAGACCTCATCACAAGGAATGATATCCTACAGAAAGCCAGAGAGGAGTGGAAGACAAGGCTGGCTGGCAGGGTCTACAAGCCACCGATACCGAAAGACCTGAAACCACCCCTCCACCAGTTCGCAAAATAGTTCGGAAAATAGGTTGCTCCCATTGTTTTTTATGATCTTTTAGATTGACTTTTTAGATCTTTCCTAGGCATCATTATATTCAAAATATCAGGTTTTATCAGATTTCTGCCTTGGCCTTGTGCTTGAACTGCCTCTCGTAGAGTTCCTTCACCCTCTCTATTGTATCTGCCTCCCAAGGCGGCTTGTCGACCCTTATCCTCTTAATCCTTGCAAATCTCAGTGCAAACCCTGACCTGTAATTTGGGCTTCTCTGGATCTCGTTGTAGTCGACCTCCACAACTATCTCGGGCCTCACATACACCGTATGGTGGGTCTCCCCGATCTTGAGTTCCAGCAGCCTTTTTGTCATCCATTCAAACTCTTCATCAGTCAATCCCTTGAAGGTCTTCCCCACGATCAGCCATTCGCTCCCGCTCCTGGCGGCGAGGTGGTAGTTGCTCAGCCAACCCGTCCTCCTGCCGTATCCCCAGTCAGCCGCGGCTATGACCAGGTCAAGAGTCTCAGCCGGCTTGATCTTGAACCACCCCTTCCCTCTTACTCCCGGTGTGTAGGTAGAATCGAGTCTCTTGGCCATAAGCCCTTCATGCCCCATCTCCAGAGCCCTCCTCAGAAACGACTCAGCCTCGGACGCATCTCCTGTGACAATCCTCTCTGCCAGAAGTTCTCCCGGGCAGACCTCCTCGAGAATCCTCCACCGCTCGTTATAGGGCTCATCAATTAGAAGCCGCCCCCCAATATACAAGATGTCGAAGAGGTGGAGCCTCAAGGGGATCCTCTTCACCATGTCCTCCACATCATGAGTTCGGGTGAACCTCCTCATCAGCATCTGGAATGGGAGGGGTCTTCCCCCCTCCCCCACGGCCACGGCCTCACCCTCGAGGATCAACTCCCTTGAGTCAATCCGACTTTTTATAAGCTCAACGATGTCTGGTAGGCTGGAGGTCACATCCGTCAGCCTCCTGCTGTATATCCTGACCTCATCTCCAAGCCTATGGATCTGGATCCTTGCCCCGTCGAACTTGTACTCGAAAGCGGTTACTCCACCATGCTCCGTGAGTACCTCCTTTATATCGTAGGAGGGGGCTGCCAACATAGGCTTCAATGGTGTGAAAAGGTTCACATTCACCCTCCTGATTCCCTCTACTCCCTCTTCCAGGGCTATCCTCGCCACTCTTCCTAGGTCTCCAGTCATCATAAGCGCCCTTCGTATGAGTTCAGGCTCTAGGCCAGCCGCCTCAGCAACCCCTTCGATCATCATCCCCTCATCAACTCCTATCCTCATCTCCCCTTGGAGGATGCGGATCAGGAAATCTACCTCCATGGGATCCGCTCGGCTGATCAGCGCCCTTACCAGGGATGTCTTAATCCTCCTTGAGCCTAGGCCCCTGGCTTCAGCCACCTCAGTTAGGGTTTTATAGACCTCAAGGACTGTGAGGGGCTTCTCGATAAGGGTTGCTTGCCTCTCAGCCTCTAGGGCCCTCTTCACAGTGGCGTATCCGACATCCAGGGTTCTCGGATCCAACTCTGGGAATATGGAGCCGACAATTAGGAGGACTGAGGGCGCGACCTCTTCTGATTCGAGTTCTCTAAGATATTCGGC contains:
- a CDS encoding amidohydrolase, coding for MLKGIALSWIDENEKRIIEISDRAWEFAEVGLQEYKTSELLSKELERHGFKVERGVADMPTAFVATYGSGGPVIGIMGELDALPGLSQKPVPYRAPLVEGAPGHGCGHNIHGTSGMAGAIAAKVALEEAGIPGTVRFYGCPAEETLVGKVWLVRDGYFDGVDAVLSHHPGQANTAGLASSNAMNSVKFHFYGVSSHAAGSPEQGRSALDAVELMDAGINYMREHIIQEARIHYVIEEGGHEPNVVPAYARSWFYVRAPEREQVEEIYNWVLEIAKGADHMARTTHKVEFLTGCYNIIPNRTLSELVVSNMREIGAPRHTDEELEFARELNKSIPPEQKRTSLWKSKRPGWEKLLDELFDERILDAWNEGMVSAGSSDVGDVSWVAPAMEFSTVCCILGTPGHSWQFTAQAGMSIGHKSLIFASKVIAATALDLITRNDILQKAREEWKTRLAGRVYKPPIPKDLKPPLHQFAK
- a CDS encoding ATP-dependent DNA ligase, whose product is MRTRFSRLALLLKSLEATRRRREKVKLLAEYLRELESEEVAPSVLLIVGSIFPELDPRTLDVGYATVKRALEAERQATLIEKPLTVLEVYKTLTEVAEARGLGSRRIKTSLVRALISRADPMEVDFLIRILQGEMRIGVDEGMMIEGVAEAAGLEPELIRRALMMTGDLGRVARIALEEGVEGIRRVNVNLFTPLKPMLAAPSYDIKEVLTEHGGVTAFEYKFDGARIQIHRLGDEVRIYSRRLTDVTSSLPDIVELIKSRIDSRELILEGEAVAVGEGGRPLPFQMLMRRFTRTHDVEDMVKRIPLRLHLFDILYIGGRLLIDEPYNERWRILEEVCPGELLAERIVTGDASEAESFLRRALEMGHEGLMAKRLDSTYTPGVRGKGWFKIKPAETLDLVIAAADWGYGRRTGWLSNYHLAARSGSEWLIVGKTFKGLTDEEFEWMTKRLLELKIGETHHTVYVRPEIVVEVDYNEIQRSPNYRSGFALRFARIKRIRVDKPPWEADTIERVKELYERQFKHKAKAEI